CGTTGTACGCCTCGCGGACGGAGGCGAGCGGGTGGCTGAGCGGAATCATCGCGGGGTGCACGCGCGCGGTGACGGACTCGCCGTCGGCGGCCCGCTCGCAGATCGCGAGCAGCTTGATGGTGCAGCCCATGCGCTTGGCGGAGGCGAAGTCCGCGGCGGTGACCTCGGTCATGCCCTCGCGGTAGACGTCGTCGAGGCGGACCCGGGTGTGGAAGGCGATACCGGCGAGGATGGCGGCCTTGGCGGCGGCGTCGAAGCCCTCGACGTCGGCGGTCGGGTCGGCCTCGGCGTACCCGAGGGCGGTGGCCTCGTCGAGCGCCTCGGAGTACCCGGCGCCGGAGGTGTCCATGGCGTCGAGGATGAAGTTGGTGGTCCCGTTGACGATGCCCATGACCCGGTTGATCTTGTCGCCGGCGAGGGACTCGCGCAGCGGCCGGATCAGCGGGATGGCGCCGGCGACGGCGGCCTCGAAGTACAGGTCCCGCCCGTGCTGGTCGGCGGCCTCGTAGAGGGTCGCGCCGTCCTGGGCGAGCAGCGCCTTGTTCGCGGAGACGACGGACGCGCCGTGCTCGAAGGCGGTGGTGATGAGGGTGCGGGCCGGCTCGACCCCGCCGATGACCTCGACGATGACGTCGATGTCGCCCCGTTTGACCAGGGCGGTCGCGTCGGTGGTGATGAGCTCGCCGGGAATGCCCTCGCGGACCTTGTCCGGGCGGCGGACCGCCACGCCGGCGAGCTCGACCGGGGCGCCGATGCGCGCGGCGAGGTCGTCGGCGTGCGTCGTCATGATGCGCGCCACCTCTGAGCCGACCACACCACAGCCCAGCAGCGCCACCTTCAGCGGACGCGTACGCATCATCCGACCTCGTTTCTCGTACTACTTCGTATCTCTACGGTGGGAACCAGTCTCACTCACCGGACGGGGCTTTCTGCGCCCCGTCCGGATCCTGAGACAGTTATTTCATCACCCGACATCGAGACGCAGGAGATCCTCCTCCGTCTCACGCCGGACGATCACCCGGGCCTCGCCGTCGCGGACGGCGACGACCGGCGGGCGAAGTGCGTGGTTGTAGTTGTTGGCCATGGAGCGGCAGTACGCCCCGGTCGCGGGCACGGCGATCAGGTCGCCGGGCGCGACGTCGGCCGGCAGGAAGGCGTCCCGTACGACGATGTCGCCGCTCTCGCAGTGCTTGCCGACGACGCGGACGAGCATCGGCTCGGCGTCGGAGGTGCGGGACACGAGGGAGACGCTGTACTCGGCGTCGTAGAGCGCGGTGCGGATGTTGTCCGACATGCCGCCGTCGACGGAGACGTACGTGCGCAGCCCTTCGAGCGGCTTGACGGTGCCGACCTCGTACAGGGTGAAGGCGGTCGGGCCCACGATGGCCCGCCCGGGCTCGACGGAGATGCGCGGCGTGCGCAGCCCCGCGGCCTCGCACTCTCTCCCGACGATCTCGTTGAGGGCCTTGGCGATGTCGTGCGGCTCGCGCGGGTCGTCGGCGGAGGTGTACGCGATGCCGAGACCGCCGCCGAGGTCGATCTCGGGCAGCTCGACGCCGTGCTCGTCGCGGACCTCGGCGAGCAGCTGGACGACGCGGCGCGCGGACACCTCGAAGCCGGCCATGTCGAAGATCTGGGACCCGATGTGCGAGTGGATGCCGATGAGCTCGAGCCCGTCGAGCTTGAGCGCCCGCCGCACGGCCTCGGCGGCCTGCCCGCCCGCCAGCGCGATGCCGAACTTCTGGTCCTCGTGCGCGGTGGCGATGAACTCGTGGGTGTGCGCCTCGACGCCGACGGTCACGCGGATCTGCACGCGCTGCCGCTTGCCGAGGGACTGGGCGATGTGCGCGACGCGCACGATCTCCTGGAAGGAGTCGAGCACGATCCGTCCGACACCGGCGGTGACGGCTCGGCGGATCTCCTCCTCGCTCTTGTTGTTGCCGTGGAAGGCGATGC
This sequence is a window from Streptomyces sp. HUAS YS2. Protein-coding genes within it:
- a CDS encoding homoserine dehydrogenase, producing MMRTRPLKVALLGCGVVGSEVARIMTTHADDLAARIGAPVELAGVAVRRPDKVREGIPGELITTDATALVKRGDIDVIVEVIGGVEPARTLITTAFEHGASVVSANKALLAQDGATLYEAADQHGRDLYFEAAVAGAIPLIRPLRESLAGDKINRVMGIVNGTTNFILDAMDTSGAGYSEALDEATALGYAEADPTADVEGFDAAAKAAILAGIAFHTRVRLDDVYREGMTEVTAADFASAKRMGCTIKLLAICERAADGESVTARVHPAMIPLSHPLASVREAYNAVFVEAEAAGRLMFYGPGAGGSPTASAVLGDLVAVCRNRLNEATGPGESAYTQLPVSPMGEVVTRYHISLDVADKPGVLAQVATVFAEHGVSIDTVRQQGKDGEASLVVVTHRAPDAALSGTVEALRKLDTVRGVASIMRVEGE
- the lysA gene encoding diaminopimelate decarboxylase, which encodes MSRSAHPAGPRHADVLPEGHYSGPPADLNALDPKVWSRTVGRDDEGVVTVGGLTVAQLAEQVGTPAYILDEADFRARCRAWADAFGADADVFYAGKAFLSRAVVRWLKEEGLNLDVCSGGELATALSAGMPAERIAFHGNNKSEEEIRRAVTAGVGRIVLDSFQEIVRVAHIAQSLGKRQRVQIRVTVGVEAHTHEFIATAHEDQKFGIALAGGQAAEAVRRALKLDGLELIGIHSHIGSQIFDMAGFEVSARRVVQLLAEVRDEHGVELPEIDLGGGLGIAYTSADDPREPHDIAKALNEIVGRECEAAGLRTPRISVEPGRAIVGPTAFTLYEVGTVKPLEGLRTYVSVDGGMSDNIRTALYDAEYSVSLVSRTSDAEPMLVRVVGKHCESGDIVVRDAFLPADVAPGDLIAVPATGAYCRSMANNYNHALRPPVVAVRDGEARVIVRRETEEDLLRLDVG